The genomic segment TACAAAATTCTGTATATTTTGTGCGTAGCTGTTGCCCCGTATCTGTCCATCAGGCCTTTCTGGTATATGGCGTATATCACTAACGCCTGTATGGCCTTTCCCAAACTTATTGCACTGTTGGTGCTGAGCCCCATAGTCATAGCGGAAACAAAAAATTATTTTCAATGAGCCAAGGCTGTTCTCAGGGGATCTGAAGGCGTAAAAAAGCCGGAAAATC from the Desulfovibrio desulfuricans genome contains:
- a CDS encoding alanine:cation symporter family protein, with translation MYILCVAVAPYLSIRPFWYMAYITNACMAFPKLIALLVLSPIVIAETKNYFQ